From Triticum aestivum cultivar Chinese Spring chromosome 4A, IWGSC CS RefSeq v2.1, whole genome shotgun sequence, a single genomic window includes:
- the LOC123086385 gene encoding probable rhamnogalacturonate lyase C has translation MAAVLILLLAAVVGVAATVAPAPVARGAGVMLHVEHHQVVVDNGVVQVTVSKPQGQITGVRYAGEHNLLHFTNDENSGGYWDVVWNFPGSGHPRGMIDMLDSTEFRVVSASEDQVELSFRSTYDPSRLNSVRLTVDKRLVMLRGSSGFYCYAILEHAGSWPALNITEARLAFKLNTARFTYMAVSDEIQRYMPRPADRDAPRGMPLAYKEAVLLLNPAEPQFKGEVDDKYQYSLDNKDNAVHGWIAGAPGSAVGFWVVTPSNEFKTGGPLKRELTSHVGPTSLTMFMGTHYVGNDIVAKIKEGEHWKKVMGPVFIYLNSKPERRDFHALWEDAKAQAEAEASKWPYTFPESPDFHKASQRGSVTGRLLVRDRFVSGKDMPARRAYVGLAAPGQPGSWATESKGYQFWARASATCGSFAIGNVRAGVYNLYAWVPGILGDYMHTSTMTVDAGGAVALGDLVFEPPRSGPTLWEIGVPDRSAAEFFVPEPNPKYVNKLFLSKDKYRQYGLWDRYAELYPGGDPVFTVGESHYSKDWFFAHVTRKTSNGSDAVTTRRIRFGLSRVVADGTYTLRVALAAAHMSRLQLRVNGAPVTRRGSSADAGVFVTPDFGDGNAIARHGDHGTWWSFEFGIKGYLLMEGENTISITQVRAFSEFMGVMYDYIRLEGPPGSWRDPTQLP, from the exons ATGGCAGCGGTTCTGATCCTCCTGCTCGCCGCGGTGGTGGGCGTGGCTGCGACGGTGGCGCCGGCGCCGGTGGCACGCGGCGCTGGCGTTATGCTGCATGTAGAGCATCACCAG GTTGTGGTGGACAACGGCGTGGTGCAGGTAACGGTGTCCAAGCCGCAGGGCCAGATCACCGGCGTACGCTACGCCGGCGAGCACAACCTCCTGCACTTCACTAACGACGAAAACTCTGGCGG GTACTGGGACGTGGTTTGGAACTTTCCAGGGTCCGGTCATCCAAGAGGCATGATCGACAT GCTGGACAGCACAGAGTTCAGGGTCGTATCGGCCAGCGAAGATCAGGTGGAGCTATCCTTCAGGAGCACCTACGACCCATCACGCCTCAACAGCGTCCGGCTCACCGTCGACAAGAG GCTGGTGATGCTGAGAGGCAGCTCCGGGTTCTACTGCTACGCCATCTTGGAGCACGCGGGCAGCTGGCCGGCCCTCAACATCACGGAGGCGCGGCTCGCCTTCAAGCTCAACACGGCAAGGTTCACCTACATGGCGGTCTCGGACGAGATCCAGAGGTACATGCCCAGGCCGGCGGACCGGGACGCGCCCCGCGGCATGCCCCTGGCGTACAAGGAGGCCGTGCTCCTCCTCAACCCCGCCGAGCCGCAGTTCAAGGGCGAGGTGGACGACAAGTACCAGTACTCGCTCGACAACAAGGACAACGCGGTTCATGGCTGGATCGCCGGCGCTCCCGGCTCGGCCGTGGGGTTCTGGGTCGTCACCCCCAGCAACGAGTTCAAGACCGGCGGCCCGCTCAAGCGCGAGCTCACCTCCCACGTCGGCCCCACCTCCCTCACC ATGTTTATGGGAACACATTACGTCGGGAATGACATCGTGGCCAAGATCAAGGAGGGCGAACACTGGAAGAAGGTCATGGGCCCGGTGTTCATCTACCTCAACTCCAAGCCCGAGAGGCGGGACTTCCACGCGCTCTGGGAGGACGCCAAGGCGCAGGCCGAGGCCGAGGCCAGCAAATGGCCCTACACCTTCCCGGAGTCGCCTGATTTCCACAAGGCTAGCCAGCGGGGCTCGGTCACCGGCCGATTGCTGGTCAGGGACAGGTTCGTGAGCGGCAAGGACATGCCCGCCCGCCGTGCCTACGTCGGCCTCGCCGCGCCGGGGCAGCCTGGCTCCTGGGCCACAGAGAGCAAGGGCTACCAGTTCTGGGCGAGGGCGTCGGCGACCTGCGGCAGCTTCGCCATCGGCAACGTCCGGGCAGGGGTGTACAACCTCTACGCCTGGGTCCCGGGGATCCTCGGCGACTATATGCACACGTCTACCATGACGGTAGATGCCGGCGGCGCCGTTGCCCTCGGTGACCTCGTGTTCGAGCCGCCGCGGTCGGGGCCGACGCTGTGGGAGATCGGCGTGCCTGACCGGAGCGCCGCCGAGTTCTTCGTTCCTGAGCCCAACCCCAAGTACGTCAACAAGCTCTTCCTCAGCAAGGACAAGTACAGGCAGTACGGGCTGTGGGACAGGTACGCTGAGCTGTACCCCGGCGGcgaccccgtcttcaccgtcggcgAGAGCCACTACTCCAAGGACTGGTTCTTCGCGCACGTCACGAG GAAGACGAGCAACGGTTCCGACGCGGTGACGACGCGACGGATCCGGTTCGGCCTGTCCCGCGTCGTCGCCGACGGCACCTACACGCTGCGTGTGGCCCTCGCGGCGGCCCACATGTCGAGGCTGCAGCTGCGGGTGAACGGGGCGCCGGTGACGAGGAGGGGGTCGTCGGCGGACGCCGGAGTGTTCGTGACGCCGGACTTCGGCGACGGCAACGCGATCGCGAGGCACGGCGATCACGGCACGTGGTGGAGCTTCGAGTTCGGGATCAAGGGGTACCTGCTCATGGAAGGGGAGAACACCATCAGCATCACGCAGGTCAGGGCCTTCAGCGAGTTCATGGGGGTCATGTACGACTACATCCGGCTGGAAGGGCCGCCCGGTTCTTGGCGAGATCCCACACAACTTCCGTGA